Proteins from one Humidesulfovibrio mexicanus genomic window:
- a CDS encoding non-ribosomal peptide synthetase has translation MARRFTFSKDQLNAAIPHSNTQPRLRPGPEDSRYEPFPLTDLQQAYWIGRSNGLTGGTGMQLYLELRCHGLDLNRLARALDKLVLRHDMLRCVICDEGLQRVLETVPSMEVPEEDFSALDPEQQAARLADTARSMQEATADLRRWPQSQVRFSRTGGPGQGRLHFKWDMWCFDGRSFQIVIEDLAALYRDPEASLPPLRLRFRDYVLAVEEHVKSKDSERDLAYWRKRLATLPPAPALPRPPSECAVGAEPRGFFTHTRTLSREHTAAIQKSCAHHGLSLTSFMGALYGEVIGLWSGMRRFTLNFPRFNRNLDWHPDVSDMVGEFASFTLLEVDLDSGATFLERAKHLQLRMWTDLEHGSVSGLRLLRERASDMGGLDLQAMPVVFTAMPDRRAVGKNLEQAIATFGEVANSKGETPQVQLDCQYFLLDDSLRVNWDIQQGAYPAGVPNDMFDEYLRLLKWFADDEDAWNATHPASIPARQLCARDRQNVTPLALPDTTVYGLFEARAERFPSKIAVISGVERISYGTLLRHARTIGARIRQALDSGADAPRPGPTPVAGVLLRRGWKQVAAVLGIQAAGLAYLPLDTGAPPARTQSVLAASRPRLVLAEGAFLHTGGGDPTPFVSVDDLLLPAESLPPPRGPVQSDPAYMIFTSGSTGAPKGVTVGHKALLNMVAYTNGRFRIDEDDVFLGVTALHHDLSVFDIFGAMAAGAAMVCLDHDRALDTAHWARMVRAERVSIWNSVPMLMECLLAQKGGEASLPDLRLAILGGDWLDPGIIQRLRAAAPKARLVSIGGPTETTVWNIMHDTADTPDGWDTIPYGRPIDNASYHILTPVLQDAPDWVCGEMYCGGAPLCMSSNTDPTLDALNFVAHPRTGERLYRTGDMGRYRPDGLIEIMGRKDFQLNINGYRLDPAEVENELHRHPDIRRAVVCAVGGRGAEVLGAFLLPGPKGINPRGVRTWLFSRLPVQMQPKALFVVDKFPLTPNGKLDRKALAATPLSRTAQMQEEQRPPANAMELLLAELWEEVLPSPAPGAMSNFFELGGNSLMAMQLMARIEDRLFIRPPLARFFAAPTIAELADALLEQLAGTRRQEEAA, from the coding sequence ATGGCACGACGCTTCACCTTCTCCAAAGACCAGCTCAACGCGGCCATACCCCATAGCAATACGCAACCGCGCCTGCGGCCAGGGCCCGAGGACAGCAGATACGAACCCTTCCCCCTGACAGACCTGCAACAGGCATACTGGATCGGGCGCAGCAACGGCCTCACAGGCGGCACCGGGATGCAGCTCTACCTGGAGCTTCGCTGCCATGGACTGGACCTGAACAGGCTCGCCAGGGCACTGGACAAGCTGGTGCTGCGGCACGACATGCTACGTTGCGTTATTTGCGACGAAGGGCTGCAGCGCGTTCTGGAGACGGTTCCATCCATGGAAGTTCCCGAGGAGGACTTTAGCGCCCTGGACCCGGAACAGCAGGCCGCGCGTCTCGCGGACACAGCCCGGAGTATGCAGGAAGCAACGGCCGACCTGCGGCGCTGGCCCCAAAGCCAGGTGCGTTTCTCCCGCACCGGAGGGCCGGGGCAAGGCCGTCTGCATTTCAAATGGGACATGTGGTGCTTCGACGGACGCAGCTTCCAGATCGTCATCGAGGATCTGGCCGCCCTATACCGTGATCCCGAGGCGTCCCTGCCGCCCTTGCGGCTGCGCTTCCGCGATTACGTGCTGGCCGTGGAGGAACACGTCAAAAGTAAGGACAGCGAGCGCGACCTGGCCTACTGGCGAAAACGGCTGGCGACGCTCCCTCCGGCCCCGGCCCTGCCGCGCCCGCCGTCCGAGTGCGCCGTCGGTGCTGAGCCGCGCGGATTCTTCACCCACACCCGAACCCTGTCGCGGGAGCACACCGCCGCCATCCAGAAATCGTGCGCCCACCACGGCCTATCCCTCACGTCCTTCATGGGCGCGCTCTACGGGGAAGTCATCGGCCTGTGGAGCGGGATGCGGCGTTTCACCCTAAACTTCCCGCGCTTCAACCGGAACCTGGACTGGCACCCGGATGTGTCCGACATGGTGGGGGAATTCGCCTCCTTCACCCTGCTGGAGGTGGACTTGGACTCCGGCGCAACATTCTTGGAGCGGGCAAAGCACCTGCAGTTGCGCATGTGGACGGATCTGGAGCACGGCAGCGTTTCAGGGCTGCGGTTGCTGCGCGAGCGCGCCAGCGACATGGGCGGCCTGGACCTCCAAGCCATGCCGGTGGTTTTCACGGCCATGCCCGACAGGCGCGCCGTCGGCAAAAACCTGGAGCAGGCCATCGCGACCTTCGGCGAAGTGGCGAACTCCAAAGGGGAGACGCCCCAGGTGCAGCTCGACTGCCAGTATTTCCTGCTGGACGACAGCCTGCGGGTCAACTGGGACATCCAGCAGGGGGCATACCCGGCCGGTGTCCCCAACGACATGTTCGACGAATACCTCCGCCTCCTGAAATGGTTCGCCGACGACGAAGACGCCTGGAACGCAACGCATCCGGCCAGCATCCCTGCGCGGCAGCTCTGCGCTCGCGATAGGCAGAACGTCACCCCGCTCGCTTTGCCCGACACCACGGTCTATGGGCTATTCGAGGCCAGAGCGGAGCGTTTCCCGAGCAAGATCGCCGTAATCAGCGGAGTGGAGCGCATTTCTTACGGAACGCTGTTGCGCCACGCGCGGACCATCGGCGCGCGCATCCGGCAGGCGCTCGATTCCGGCGCGGACGCACCGCGGCCCGGACCGACGCCTGTGGCGGGCGTGCTGCTCCGGCGCGGTTGGAAGCAGGTGGCGGCGGTCCTTGGCATCCAGGCGGCCGGGCTGGCCTATCTGCCCCTGGATACGGGCGCGCCGCCCGCGCGGACCCAAAGTGTCCTGGCAGCCAGCCGTCCCCGCCTGGTGCTGGCCGAAGGCGCATTCCTGCACACAGGCGGCGGCGACCCCACGCCCTTCGTCTCCGTAGACGACCTGCTTCTTCCAGCCGAAAGCTTGCCCCCACCGCGCGGACCGGTGCAAAGCGACCCTGCGTACATGATCTTCACCTCCGGCTCCACGGGCGCGCCCAAGGGCGTCACAGTGGGACACAAGGCGCTGCTCAACATGGTGGCCTACACCAATGGCCGCTTCCGCATTGACGAGGACGACGTATTTCTGGGCGTTACCGCCCTGCACCACGACCTTTCGGTCTTTGACATCTTCGGGGCCATGGCCGCCGGGGCGGCCATGGTCTGCCTGGACCATGACAGGGCGCTTGATACGGCCCACTGGGCGCGGATGGTGCGCGCGGAGCGCGTCAGCATCTGGAACAGTGTGCCCATGCTCATGGAGTGCCTGCTGGCACAGAAGGGTGGCGAGGCCTCCCTGCCGGACTTGCGCTTGGCCATCCTGGGCGGAGACTGGCTCGATCCGGGCATCATTCAGCGACTTCGAGCCGCCGCGCCCAAGGCCCGTCTCGTCTCCATAGGCGGCCCAACCGAAACCACCGTATGGAACATCATGCACGACACCGCCGACACGCCGGACGGATGGGACACCATTCCCTACGGCAGGCCCATAGACAACGCCAGCTACCACATCCTGACACCAGTGCTGCAGGACGCTCCGGACTGGGTCTGCGGGGAGATGTATTGCGGCGGCGCGCCCCTGTGCATGAGCAGCAACACGGACCCAACGCTCGATGCGCTGAACTTCGTGGCCCATCCGCGCACGGGGGAACGGCTTTACCGCACCGGAGACATGGGCCGCTACCGTCCCGACGGACTTATCGAAATAATGGGCCGCAAGGATTTCCAGCTCAACATCAACGGCTACCGCCTGGATCCGGCCGAGGTGGAAAACGAACTGCACCGGCATCCGGACATCCGGCGGGCGGTGGTGTGCGCGGTGGGGGGGCGCGGTGCCGAAGTGCTCGGAGCGTTCCTGCTTCCCGGTCCGAAAGGAATCAACCCGCGAGGGGTTCGGACATGGCTTTTCTCGCGGCTGCCCGTGCAGATGCAACCCAAGGCCCTGTTCGTCGTGGACAAATTCCCCCTGACTCCGAACGGCAAGTTGGATCGCAAGGCGCTGGCCGCTACTCCCCTTTCCCGTACTGCACAGATGCAGGAAGAACAGCGCCCCCCGGCCAACGCCATGGAACTGCTGCTTGCGGAACTGTGGGAGGAGGTGCTTCCGTCCCCGGCACCCGGTGCCATGTCCAACTTCTTCGAACTTGGAGGGAATTCCCTCATGGCCATGCAGCTCATGGCACGCATCGAAGACAGGCTCTTTATCCGCCCCCCCCTGGCGCGATTCTTCGCCGCGCCCACCATCGCTGAACTGGCGGACGCCCTGCTCGAACAGCTGGCCGGGACACGGCGCCAGGAGGAAGCGGCATGA
- a CDS encoding type I polyketide synthase, with protein MAMHSKWESDAYTNAVAVIGMAGRFSQAEDLDQLWRNLLDGVEVVRSLDTEALRVAGCPARLRNHPCFVPMSAQMGGVDFFDAGFFGYTPAEARSMDPQLRLMLEASWHAFEDAGVVPGPDCGLAGVFAGAQFSLYWPCNVRPDYFANQCLAYLQPALFNGQDFLSTWISYKLGLCGPSVNVQTACSTGLVAVATACQNLLDHSCDLALAVAASVSSPRGWGYLAEPESILSPTGHCRPFDARASGTISGEGAGAVLLKRLGDAIADGDAIHAVIRGCAVNNDGAARPGYSSPSVQGQRAVIRMAQSAAGVRSGEVQLVEAHGTGTILGDPIEFAALDAVFRNDARTAPCILGSAKANYGHLGAAAGMLALLKVILCLEHETFVPQINYDEPNPGMSLEGSAFRILRERAEWESGGPRIAALSSFGFGGTNCHAVLEQWPREPDGFESGKDSGIHSLYLSAASRDGLAALCARWAEHLESRPEHPLRGLSVQSLRTRKALPWRAGAWGRNSEELVQSLRRAAASPPMRPAETGTRSLVAVFSGQGAQAPGMVRALCNSDETFRASLERSARLVERHAGTDLVGRALSPETTPEELSRTDLAQPVLLSIGCALHDMLRQRGARPDAFMGHSLGEYTAACAAGVFSLEDAVRLVCARGRLMAALPGGSMMAVAAPPEALLPWLEAVQSVPGQPAPVIAAHNSPEQTVVSGTPEAVAALAGQLSGQGLRCTRLAVSHAFHSPLMEPMIEAFLDELRRTTFHEPALPVISNMTGKAETTLLCTPEYWRSHTLRPVLFRQGLLYAVENGAAAFIEIGPRPVLAAPAAQTLTAQAGAWSWTPLLDAARVQGGDEGQAAAQGLIELHVQGVALNPADASARRLRLPLYPFTRDSHWLDMPVPAEATLESIPAANPEAPAWPGADDDSGEPQLLDKLAAIWGSVLGLEELGEDDNFFALGGTSIAAIRILTAIRTTTGATVSLSEFSTANTLNALERLVDARLREQSAPAGAAAS; from the coding sequence ATGGCGATGCACAGCAAATGGGAATCCGATGCGTACACGAACGCCGTGGCGGTCATTGGCATGGCCGGACGCTTCAGCCAGGCCGAGGACCTGGATCAGCTCTGGCGCAACCTGCTCGACGGAGTGGAGGTTGTCCGGTCCCTGGACACGGAAGCGCTGCGCGTGGCGGGATGTCCGGCACGTCTCAGAAATCACCCCTGCTTCGTGCCTATGAGCGCACAAATGGGGGGGGTGGACTTCTTCGACGCCGGTTTTTTCGGATACACGCCGGCGGAGGCGCGCAGCATGGATCCGCAGCTCAGGCTCATGCTGGAAGCCTCATGGCACGCTTTTGAGGACGCGGGAGTGGTTCCCGGCCCGGACTGCGGCCTAGCCGGGGTCTTCGCAGGGGCGCAGTTCAGCCTCTACTGGCCCTGCAACGTGCGGCCGGACTATTTTGCCAACCAGTGCCTGGCCTATCTGCAGCCCGCCCTGTTCAACGGGCAGGACTTCCTGAGCACCTGGATATCCTACAAGCTGGGCCTGTGCGGCCCCAGCGTCAACGTGCAAACCGCCTGCTCCACCGGCCTAGTGGCCGTGGCCACCGCCTGTCAGAACCTGCTGGACCACAGCTGCGACCTTGCCCTGGCCGTGGCCGCAAGCGTCAGTTCGCCACGCGGATGGGGCTACCTGGCGGAACCGGAAAGCATCCTCTCGCCCACCGGGCATTGCCGCCCTTTCGACGCCAGGGCCTCGGGCACCATCAGCGGAGAGGGCGCGGGCGCCGTGCTGCTCAAGCGCTTGGGCGACGCCATCGCCGATGGCGACGCCATTCACGCCGTCATCCGCGGATGCGCGGTGAACAACGACGGCGCGGCCCGGCCCGGCTACTCCAGCCCGAGCGTTCAGGGCCAGCGGGCAGTAATCCGCATGGCGCAGAGCGCGGCCGGGGTGCGCAGCGGCGAGGTGCAGCTTGTGGAGGCCCACGGCACAGGCACAATCTTGGGCGACCCCATCGAGTTCGCGGCCCTGGACGCCGTGTTCCGGAACGATGCGCGCACGGCTCCTTGCATCCTGGGCTCGGCCAAGGCTAATTACGGCCACCTGGGAGCCGCGGCCGGAATGCTCGCCCTGCTCAAGGTCATCCTCTGCCTTGAGCACGAGACCTTTGTCCCGCAGATCAACTATGACGAGCCAAACCCCGGAATGTCCCTTGAGGGCAGCGCCTTCCGCATCCTTCGGGAGCGCGCCGAATGGGAATCCGGCGGCCCGCGCATCGCCGCCCTCAGCTCCTTCGGCTTCGGCGGAACCAACTGCCACGCGGTGCTGGAGCAATGGCCACGCGAGCCCGACGGCTTCGAATCCGGGAAGGATTCCGGCATCCACAGCCTCTACCTGAGCGCGGCCAGCCGCGACGGGCTCGCAGCGCTGTGCGCGCGTTGGGCCGAACACCTTGAATCCCGGCCGGAACACCCCCTGCGCGGGCTTTCCGTGCAGAGCCTGCGCACCCGCAAGGCGCTGCCCTGGCGCGCCGGGGCCTGGGGCCGCAACAGTGAAGAGCTGGTGCAGTCGCTGCGCCGCGCCGCCGCTTCTCCGCCGATGCGGCCTGCGGAAACAGGCACCCGCAGCCTGGTGGCGGTCTTTTCCGGCCAGGGTGCGCAGGCGCCGGGCATGGTGCGCGCGCTCTGCAACAGCGACGAGACCTTCCGCGCCAGCCTGGAGCGTTCAGCCAGGCTGGTGGAGCGGCACGCCGGAACGGATCTCGTGGGGCGGGCGCTTTCGCCCGAAACCACCCCGGAGGAGCTGAGCCGCACCGACCTGGCCCAGCCCGTGCTGCTGTCCATCGGCTGCGCCCTGCACGACATGCTTCGCCAGCGCGGAGCGCGGCCGGACGCGTTTATGGGCCACAGCCTGGGCGAATACACGGCCGCCTGCGCGGCAGGGGTATTCTCGCTGGAGGACGCCGTGCGGCTGGTCTGCGCGCGCGGACGCCTCATGGCCGCGCTGCCCGGCGGAAGCATGATGGCCGTGGCCGCGCCGCCCGAGGCGCTGCTCCCCTGGCTTGAGGCCGTTCAAAGCGTCCCCGGCCAGCCCGCCCCCGTCATCGCCGCGCACAACTCCCCGGAGCAGACCGTGGTCTCCGGCACGCCGGAGGCCGTGGCCGCCCTGGCCGGGCAGCTCTCCGGGCAGGGCCTCCGCTGCACACGGCTGGCCGTGTCCCACGCCTTCCATTCGCCGCTCATGGAGCCCATGATCGAGGCGTTCCTGGATGAGCTGCGGCGTACAACATTCCACGAGCCCGCACTGCCGGTGATCTCCAACATGACGGGCAAGGCCGAGACCACGCTGCTTTGTACGCCCGAATACTGGAGAAGCCACACCCTGAGGCCCGTCCTGTTCCGGCAAGGCCTGCTTTACGCCGTGGAAAACGGTGCGGCCGCCTTCATCGAAATCGGGCCGCGGCCGGTGCTCGCCGCCCCGGCCGCGCAAACCCTGACCGCCCAGGCCGGAGCCTGGAGCTGGACGCCTTTGCTCGACGCCGCGCGGGTGCAGGGCGGAGACGAGGGTCAGGCGGCAGCCCAAGGACTTATCGAACTGCATGTGCAGGGCGTGGCCCTGAATCCGGCCGACGCATCCGCCCGCAGACTCCGGCTGCCTTTGTACCCCTTTACCCGCGATAGCCACTGGCTGGACATGCCCGTTCCGGCCGAGGCAACGCTGGAAAGCATCCCGGCGGCCAATCCGGAAGCTCCGGCCTGGCCGGGCGCGGACGACGATAGCGGGGAACCGCAGCTGCTGGACAAATTGGCGGCAATCTGGGGATCGGTGCTGGGTCTAGAGGAACTGGGCGAGGACGACAACTTCTTCGCCCTTGGCGGCACATCTATCGCCGCTATTCGCATTCTTACGGCCATCCGGACCACAACCGGGGCGACTGTCAGCCTCTCGGAATTCAGCACGGCAAACACCCTGAACGCCCTGGAGCGGCTTGTGGACGCCAGGCTACGCGAGCAGTCCGCGCCCGCCGGGGCTGCGGCGTCCTGA